The sequence below is a genomic window from Nicotiana tomentosiformis chromosome 6, ASM39032v3, whole genome shotgun sequence.
TAGAATGAGGCAGAATTATAATATATGAACTTTTGTAGGTGCAATATGCGAACATAAAGAGTTTATTGTAATAtctagtccaaattattttaattaatttatttatgctGGCCTaagtaagtttgttttgatgattgacaaaggaactcaagcatgaaccaggtacatacacaatgtatacaaatacgggcagattcgagcacaaggcatgcacgtgaaggagataagcttaagtggttatatctgatatctcctaaacgaaaagattgcataagtgataaggagaaggactccttactttaagagaactctatcctagataagggaggagttagaagttgaagataactagaactcttccatcaAGGAAGAgcatagcattagaactctaccATTAGAACTCTTCCTTTGTggaaaattgaatggaagaacGAAAGAGCTGAATGGaggaacaggaagaaggaacagtTTAACCCCAAGAAAAGCAACAAtaaaggatcaaccaaggctatgaTCGCTTCTTGGGGAGAAAACTCATATGAAAGCTCAGATAATAATGATGAGAATGAAcgagcacttatggccattggagaatctgatgaagaaactgaggtaagcGTCTTTCATCTCAAAGAAAAGATTAAATTTAtgtctaaagaaaggttatctGAGTTGCTACTAGAGCTAATTAATgaatatgaggatgtaaataaCGAAAAGGAATAGCTGcctaaagaatgtgtgattttgaatacTAAGTGCAAACACCTGGAACGTAGGGCTAGtgaaactgtaagtgaaaatattgtgttgaataACCCGGCTCATGCACTTGACACAACTATCCTAGagcttagatctgaaaatctaaaattgaATCTAGGAATAGGAAAAAAGACAattgatcacacacaactcactttagaagaaaatgtaggaaaaatgaaagatgaaTTGTACAAGAGAAATGAACAGGTAAGATTTATAAAGGAGGATATAAGCAAGGTTAAGCATGatctagacagaacttgtaaatggaacaagtcctctgatgcactttcatggctaaaAGAATACCATAGTAGCAACAAAAGAGGACTTGGCATTGGGAACCCTACACCTAAGTGGGATCCAAAAAGTAAGTATCTTACACTttctgagaacaagatttgcacactTTAGTAACattggtcactataaaagtgaatgcactgcaaaataaaaggcaagtcaaaagaacaaagattTTGTTCAAGGTAAAAAAAGGatgccaagttgggctaaaaagaatttgattcacccttttgcctatagaaagggacccaaactagtttgggttcctaagactaacccctgatttcctattacaggtccaagtgaaggggagcagccaaatatggtacatggatagtgacttctcaaagcatatgacaggaagcaagaactaGTTTCTTTCACTTGAGGGCCTTAAAGGAGGTAAtttctcctttggaaatgggaagaaaggtgagatcattggggttggaaaggtaggtaagattgattctcactctattgagaatgtctacttgatagatggactgaagtacTGTCTAATAAAGtatatcacaattgtgtgatagaggtaacatggtagcattcacctctacaaaatgctttgttattaatcttaccactaacaagatagttttgcagggaaaaagagtgaacaacatatatgttgtggatctgtccacactttcagataatgaactcacttgcttaagtgtgttgcataatgatcccctcctttggcacaaaagacttggacatgccagtctaagagaactcaacaaactagtctacAAGGACTTGGTAATAgggctgcctaacattaagttcaaggaataTAAAGTTTGTGAGgattgtgcaagggggaagcaagtaagatcctctttcaaaagcaagaaaatggTAAGCACTACCAGAACAATGGAACttgtccatatggatctttgtggtccaatgagaacactAAGCAtgggtggtaagagatatgttatgatgcctgttgatgattactctaggtttacttggacattatttttaacatctaaagatgaagcatttgacatgttcatttCTTTTGTtaaaaaactcagaaacaactaggtaatcaacttgcatcaattagatCTGAttatggtactgaatttgaaaatgctaaatttgctgaattttgtgatgagcatggcataaatcataatttttctgctcctaggactccacaacaaaatggagtaattgaaagaaagaataggacattggaagaaatggctaggactatgcttctttctagtaaactgccccatagttTCTGTGCAGAAGCTGTGAACgttgcatgctacatcataaataggtgcatgactagacctcttgttgagaagactccctatgagttacttaaagggagaaaaccaaatatatctCATATTAAgacatttggatgcaagtgctttgtgcacaataatggtaaagactccctaggtaagtttgatcccagaaatgatgagggagtattcttgggatattattcacatagtaaagcttataagatttaacaaaagaactatgtgtgtaggaGAAAGTGTGCATGTGGTTTTTGacgaaactaacattctttctgagagacaagtacatgatgatgaagcaattgggctagtaagaaactcaaatgaaaccacagcccagactAAAGTTGCACCAGAAGAAGGAATAGGCGATGGAACAGGTTCTTCCACTCAGGGCAACCTAAcagggggaactgaacaaagaggaactgatcttcaaacctcgagggaacctgCCCAAAAACATGTTTCTcagcaacaaaacattgaaggaacatctaggGGAAACCAGCTAGTTGTGAAActttacaagtatcaaagttctcatcacattgagaacataattactgatccaacctctagaatcaaaaccagatcttctttgaagaatccttatgcttttgatgcttttttatctcttattgaacctaaaaatattgctgaggctttgcaggatgcagactgggtgaatgcaatgcaagatgaactcaaacAATTTGAAAGAAGTCAAGTTTAGCAtatggtaccaagacccaaggacagatcagtgattggcacaaaatgggtcttcagaaattAACGTgacgaagatggaacagttacaaggaacaagacAAGATTGGCGATTCAAGGATAttgtcaagaggagggcatagactatgatgagacttttgctccagttgcaagattggaagcaattagactccttatagcctttgctgcctgcatggaattcactctctatcagatggatgtaaagagtGCCTTTcttaatggctatctaaaggaagacgTGTTTGCCAAGCAACCTACGGACATTGAAAGtaaggaatgtcctgatcatgtTTACAAGCTTGACAatgcactttatgggctcaagcaggctccaagagcatagtatgaaagattatcaaaattcttgcttgagcatggctacaagagaggtaaaattgacaatactttattcttgaaataaaaaggtaaagatctcttggtagttcagatatatgttgatgatataatcatTGGAGAAACTACTGATAAATTacgtaaagaatttgctaaactaatggggagtgaatttgaaatgagtatgatgggtaagcttaattttttttttaggcttacaaattaaataaaattcaaatggaactatgatccatcagcaaaagtatgtgaaagagtttcttaaaaggtttaaaatggaagattcaaaagaaattgacactcttataagaacaaccacaaaattggatatagatgaacctggttcatctgttgatcagaagttgtatatgGGAATGATTGGCTCCTTGTTATATCTCACTGTTAGCAGGCCTGACATTTTTTTCAGTGTAAgactttgtgctagatttcaggcaaatccaaaggagacTCACTTGACTgatgtcaagaggatcttgagatacctaaaaggaaCCACTAAtctttgtctatggtatccaaaacgtagtaatttcaactttgtgggatatgttgataatgattatgcaagttttcttgtggatagaaaaaGAATCTCAGGTATGacatattttcttggctcatgtcttgtatcTTGGgacaccaaaaagcaaaattttgTGGCCTTAtttactgctgaagctgagtatgttgttgctgcctcatgttgtgctcaattgttgtggatcaaacatcaATTAATGGATTTTAGAATTAATGTATGatgtatccccatcttttgtgataacactagtgcaattagtatgaccaagaactcaGTTCataacaaaagaactaagcacatagatgttaggcatcactttttgagggacaactatgaaaagggtttgatcactgtggaattttgtgctactgacaagcaaatagctgacatcttcacaaaatctctaaggagagatcactttgaaaggaacatatAAGAATTATGGATGATTAAGATCAATtaaaaggaaccagttctaactAAAAAATTAGTTAtataatttatgaattttgtatataattagattagattttgctcagtctcatactttcactagtatactcttgtgccatgtgctaaaatatctcattaatctctaatgatattatctttattctCTTAGAAAATTCAGACCTATACAAGAtatttctcagtgaagaacctggttcatcaagattacttaGTACGTACTCTCCACTCagtataaaataattatatttggattatgatcAAAAGGAGAGTCACATTTAATACTAGCCCCCCTTGAGCTTTTCCGTTACAAAATGAACCAGTTTCATCCAAAGAGAGTCCCAAAATGCAATaagtacctagattctagggagagtcctcaacgtcttttcaaactgactcccagtttgattagacttttGAGCTTCTAAAAAAGTTGTCGTTACCCAATTAAATTCTCCCTCTTTATATTGATTTGGCCTTAGCGGTTTCTTCACTTCTAAATTTCTAGTCATCAAATAATTCTCTCTATCTTCTCTCATCTTCTAAACACACACATACTCATCTTCTCTCATTCTCTAACCATTAATGGCTAACATATCTGAAAATCCCTCATCACCACCCAAAGAATACACACCCATACCTTCAACCACACCTATCTCTAAGAAAGGAAGATTCAAGATGCTTGCTCGCAAAGTAGTCGCTGGaggagaacaaatcaagaaaattaatGAGCAATTAAGGGCAAGTCAGGCAGAAGAACTCCAAAAATCTGAAGATTCCTTCAAATCTGCAACTGAGGGGAAAGAAATTGTTTCATCTGAAATAGAGCAACTAATATCTGGTCCATAAATTACATCTGAGACAATCTCTAAGGTtgctgaaaatttggaaaataggTTTGTTTTGGTAGGAATTATGGTTGAGGTTGAAACAACTGAATCTGGAAAAGTGggtggtaaaaaaaaaaaagaaaaaaaaaagagtgaggGTGCTCAGGGTGATGTGAGAGGAATAGGAAAAGGAGTGATTGAATCGTCACCCACTCTTGTTGGTTTGACTTAAGAAACAGGAGCTATGACAGCATGGAGTGAGAAATCTGCTGGAGAGGAAGAAAGTTTGAGAGAAAAGGGGGGTAGTGGGTCTGGAGAAGCTGCTGAAGGGTTGGTTAGGTTGGGGAAGAATGTTTAAAAGCTTGTTCCATCAGTACAGGAACCCCTCGAAGACCTACTAAAACGTGTGTCT
It includes:
- the LOC138893463 gene encoding secreted RxLR effector protein 161-like yields the protein MGSEFEMSMMDEPGSSVDQKLYMGMIGSLLYLTVSRPDIFFSVRLCARFQANPKETHLTDVKRILRYLKGTTNLCLWYPKRSNFNFVGYVDNDYASFLVDRKRISGMTYFLGSCLVSWDTKKQNFVALFTAEAEYVVAASCCAQLLWIKHQLMDFRINV